In Mercurialis annua linkage group LG5, ddMerAnnu1.2, whole genome shotgun sequence, a single genomic region encodes these proteins:
- the LOC126682770 gene encoding uncharacterized protein LOC126682770, with protein sequence MEHSGIFALLKHGLCWYVGNGESIQVWSENWISNHHPQKPILRRILPDGATMSCLIDVENRCGNRNLVEDVFLPSEAEAILKMLVSYRLPEDTIRWSHTRVSAAQPSVTDVGKGRNLSFMFFKECTWMRSFWLASSLGYRVDMMSALNIAVWIDSVRLALPRSQFYVFVNMLWKVWFSRNMLLFEGKRKTPIDVLDRCMAMQNGVEQSTADMSRHIVAAELVSKWSPPPPGLVKLNTDASKSHDDCFMGLGAAIRDEDGQVLVSAANRIPSVQDIIQGEAQAILFGLHLAQDCSLRNVMVEGDALVVINHLNQDHKDLYLQGLIFEDIKHLVASFDSVSFCYSRRSNNQCAHGLAKWALNLDEARVIMEDVSSHIWPCILQDVSAFC encoded by the exons ATGGAGCATTCAGGCATCTTTGCCCTTTTGAAGCATGGTCTATGTTGGTATGTGGGTAACGGAGAAAGTATTCAAGTGTGGTCTGAGAACTGGATATCTAACCATCACCCGCAGAAACCTATCCTTCGGAGAATCCTGCCGGACGGGGCTACAATGAGCTGCCTTATTGATGTTGAAAACAGGTGCGGGAACCGAAATTTAGTCGAAGATGTTTTCTTACCCTCTGAAGCAGAGGCTATCCTGAAGATGCTCGTTAGTTATCGTCTTCCGGAGGACACAATCCGATGGTCTCACACAA GGGTATCAGCTGCTCAACCATCTGTCACCGATGTGGGGAAAGGGAGGAATCTATCCTTCATGTTTTTTAAAGAATGCACTTGGATGCGTAGTTTTTGGCTTGCTTCGTCGTTGGGTTATCGGGTAGACATGATGAGTGCCTTAAACATTGCGGTTTGGATTGATAGTGTCAGGTTAGCTCTCCCACGGTCCCAATTCTATGTGTTTGTGAATATGTTATGGAAGGTGTGGTTTAGCAGGAACATGCTTTTGTTTGAAGGTAAAAGGAAAACTCCCATTGATGTGCTCGATCGGTGTATGGCGATGCAAAATGGGGTGGAGCAGTCAACCGCAGATATGAGTAGACATATTGTAGCTGCTGAACTTGTGTCGAAGTGGAGCCCTCCTCCGCCAGGTTTAGTCAAGCTTAATACAGATGCTTCTAAAAGCCATGATGATTGCTTTATGGGTTTGGGGGCTGCCATTAGAGATGAAGATGGGCAGGTCTTGGTTTCAGCTGCTAATCGCATCCCGTCAGTTCAAGATATAATTCAAGGAGAGGCTCAAGCAATTTTGTTTGGGCTACATCTTGCTCAAGACTGTTCACTCAGAAACGTGATGGTGGAAGGTGATGCTCTCGTCGTGATTAATCATTTGAATCAAGACCACAAGGATTTGTATCTTCAAGGTTTGATCTTTGAAGATATCAAGCATTTAGTTGCTAGTTTTGATTCTGTTAGTTTTTGTTATTCCCGTAGATCTAATAACCAATGTGCTCATGGTTTAGCAAAGTGGGCTTTGAATTTAGATGAGGCTAGAGTAATCATGGAGGATGTCTCTAGCCATATTTGGCCTTGTATTTTGCAGGATGTTTCTGCCTTTTGTTAG